From the genome of Mycoplasma putrefaciens KS1, one region includes:
- a CDS encoding potassium channel family protein, translating to MAGKQNFAIIGISNFALSVIATLVEKRQSITVFDRDEKRLNLYLSEYSTVDAIVLDSTNKRALEKHGIQSYDGVIVGIGNNEASLATILNLIDLECKKIIVRAKDESQRRILLALGLAENQIIVPDRIAGQITAIRSVFNIDFDVNVQSIDDEFVSSTLEVANPDIFDKTIQEIGLSSNKDFNIIQIRHKGKIILPDDYAELKEGDMILVFAKNTIINMLAKKIQGEE from the coding sequence ATGGCAGGAAAACAAAACTTTGCAATCATTGGTATTTCTAACTTTGCTTTATCAGTTATTGCTACTCTTGTTGAAAAAAGACAATCAATAACTGTATTTGATCGTGATGAAAAAAGACTAAATTTATATCTTTCAGAATACAGCACTGTTGATGCAATTGTTTTAGATTCGACAAACAAAAGAGCATTAGAAAAACACGGAATTCAATCTTATGATGGAGTGATTGTTGGAATTGGAAATAATGAAGCATCACTAGCAACTATATTAAATTTAATAGACTTGGAATGTAAAAAAATTATTGTAAGAGCAAAAGATGAATCACAAAGACGTATTCTATTAGCTCTAGGATTGGCTGAAAATCAGATCATTGTACCTGATAGAATTGCTGGACAAATTACTGCAATAAGATCAGTGTTTAACATTGATTTTGATGTTAATGTACAATCTATTGATGATGAATTTGTTTCATCAACTCTTGAAGTTGCTAATCCTGATATTTTTGATAAAACTATTCAAGAAATTGGACTATCATCTAACAAAGATTTTAATATTATTCAAATCAGACATAAAGGTAAAATCATTCTACCAGATGATTATGCAGAACTAAAAGAAGGAGATATGATACTTGTGTTTGCAAAAAACACAATTATTAATATGCTAGCTAAAAAAATTCAAGGTGAAGAATAA
- the gatB gene encoding Asp-tRNA(Asn)/Glu-tRNA(Gln) amidotransferase subunit GatB has translation MKNFEVIIGIENHVELKTKTKMFSPAPVSFGQTPNTQVHEIDMAYPGSLPSVNKKGVELAILACNALNMKIDTLLKFDRKNYFYPDLTKGFQITQQFNPIGLNGSLEITLNNNLKKIIEIERLHIEEDTAKQIHKDDLTYLDYNRAGVGLIEIVTKPVIRSADEACAYVEKLREILLLLNVSDVKMNEGSLRTDINISIRPFGSNSFSNKVEIKNLNSISNIRKAIDFEVVRQTEIILANKVVEQETRRFDDSTNKTVLMRSKSDALDYRYFREPNIFPIQLDKTWVASVIKNSPELADQKRLRYTNDLGLTLEDANIILTSLEMTEFFEKTIKLTNNYIKVSKMLISDVQSKLNLDNLTIDQIKLSPENLASVINLIDQQIISSKQTKIIMPIIFDSNDETVEQIVKRLNLKLISDPSQIKKMLEPILKQNIELLAQYHQRPERVIKTLMGQLMKISNGNVNPDLATTIIDQMIKKLNK, from the coding sequence ATGAAAAATTTTGAAGTTATTATTGGTATTGAAAATCATGTGGAATTAAAAACAAAAACTAAGATGTTTTCGCCTGCTCCTGTTAGTTTTGGTCAAACTCCAAATACTCAAGTTCACGAAATTGATATGGCTTATCCCGGTTCATTACCTTCAGTTAATAAAAAAGGTGTCGAATTAGCGATATTAGCATGTAACGCTTTAAATATGAAGATTGACACTTTATTAAAATTTGATCGAAAAAATTATTTTTATCCTGATCTAACAAAAGGATTTCAAATTACACAACAATTTAACCCAATTGGGTTAAACGGAAGTTTAGAAATTACACTAAATAATAATCTTAAAAAAATCATTGAAATTGAACGTTTACACATTGAAGAAGATACAGCAAAACAAATTCATAAAGATGATTTAACTTATCTTGATTACAATCGTGCTGGAGTTGGATTAATTGAAATTGTTACTAAACCTGTAATTAGAAGTGCTGATGAAGCTTGTGCTTATGTTGAAAAATTAAGAGAAATATTATTACTTTTAAATGTAAGTGATGTCAAAATGAATGAAGGGTCACTAAGAACTGATATCAATATTTCTATTAGACCATTTGGATCTAATAGCTTTTCAAATAAAGTTGAAATTAAAAATCTAAATTCAATTTCAAATATTAGAAAAGCAATTGATTTTGAAGTTGTCAGACAAACTGAAATTATTCTTGCAAACAAAGTTGTTGAACAAGAAACAAGAAGATTTGATGATTCAACTAATAAAACAGTTTTAATGAGAAGTAAAAGTGACGCTTTAGATTATCGTTATTTCAGAGAACCAAATATTTTTCCTATTCAATTAGATAAAACTTGAGTAGCTAGTGTAATTAAAAATTCTCCAGAATTAGCTGACCAAAAACGTTTGAGATATACAAATGATTTAGGTTTAACTTTAGAAGATGCAAATATCATTTTAACTAGTCTAGAAATGACTGAATTTTTTGAAAAAACAATTAAATTAACTAACAATTATATAAAAGTTTCAAAGATGCTAATTTCTGATGTGCAATCAAAATTAAACCTAGATAATTTAACAATTGATCAAATTAAATTATCACCTGAAAACTTAGCAAGTGTAATTAATTTAATTGATCAGCAAATTATTTCTTCAAAACAAACAAAAATCATCATGCCGATTATTTTTGATTCTAATGATGAAACAGTTGAACAAATTGTTAAAAGACTGAATTTAAAATTAATTTCTGATCCTAGCCAAATTAAAAAAATGTTAGAGCCTATTTTAAAACAAAACATCGAACTACTAGCTCAATATCATCAAAGACCTGAAAGAGTTATTAAAACTCTTATGGGACAATTAATGAAAATTAGCAATGGAAATGTTAATCCAGATTTAGCAACTACAATTATTGATCAAATGATTAAAAAACTTAATAAATAA
- a CDS encoding amidase family protein, which yields MDYKTKSILELRDDLINKRITTTELVKKVIRELKSELDSNTINYLAETQALKKAKEIDANFDTTNLLCGIPYLAKDNFSTKDIPTSCSSKILEGYVPGFSATVIERLDDSGAILLGKTALDELGMGGTGLSSCNGKIVNPRDKARLVGGSSSGSAYLVAKGIVPFATGSDTGDSIRKPASYNGIVGFKPTYGALSRYGLLPYAPSLDTCGYFTRNVDDMAVLCDASFGFDPKDFTSIEVNETNFYRQLNNFDNTKSFGYLTNVLDALDQEHKQKYLDLFEQLKTKGYAVKPIDFSQELLDAVSPVYMMISFSEGVSTNANLDGIKFGSRVEGKDYIEIMTKTRSQKFGPVVKRRFLIGSLNLKRENQIKYLIKAKKVRTLINQAIDKVFETVDVLLLPPARSVAPLIDKAEEVDENSSQNEFLDDILILSNFSGTPSITIPFFEIEKMPVGINITTKAKSDLLTLQAAKLLENIIGIKNQIVED from the coding sequence ATGGACTATAAAACTAAAAGTATATTAGAACTGCGTGATGATTTAATTAACAAAAGAATCACTACAACTGAATTAGTTAAAAAAGTGATTAGAGAATTAAAATCTGAATTAGATTCTAACACCATTAACTATCTTGCTGAAACTCAAGCTTTGAAAAAAGCAAAAGAAATTGATGCTAATTTTGACACTACTAATCTTTTATGTGGAATTCCTTATCTAGCAAAAGATAACTTTTCAACTAAAGATATTCCAACATCTTGTTCATCAAAAATTTTAGAAGGTTATGTGCCTGGTTTTTCAGCAACTGTGATTGAGCGACTAGATGATAGTGGAGCAATTTTACTAGGAAAAACTGCTTTAGATGAACTTGGAATGGGTGGAACTGGTTTATCTTCATGTAATGGAAAAATAGTTAATCCTAGAGATAAAGCTCGACTAGTAGGAGGATCAAGTTCAGGTTCAGCTTATTTAGTAGCTAAAGGTATTGTACCTTTTGCCACAGGTTCAGACACTGGAGATTCAATTAGAAAACCTGCTAGTTATAATGGAATTGTTGGGTTCAAACCAACTTATGGAGCTTTATCTAGATATGGCTTATTACCTTATGCACCAAGTTTAGATACTTGCGGGTATTTCACTAGAAATGTTGATGATATGGCAGTTTTATGTGATGCAAGCTTTGGTTTTGATCCAAAAGATTTTACTTCTATTGAAGTTAATGAAACTAATTTCTATCGTCAACTTAATAATTTTGATAACACAAAAAGTTTTGGGTATTTAACTAATGTGCTTGATGCTCTAGATCAAGAACATAAACAAAAATATCTTGATTTATTTGAACAATTAAAAACAAAAGGATATGCCGTTAAACCAATTGATTTTTCACAAGAATTATTAGATGCAGTTTCACCAGTTTATATGATGATTTCATTTAGTGAAGGTGTTTCAACAAATGCTAACTTAGATGGTATTAAATTTGGAAGCAGAGTTGAAGGTAAAGACTATATTGAAATTATGACTAAAACTCGTAGTCAAAAATTTGGTCCAGTTGTTAAAAGACGTTTTTTAATTGGTTCATTGAATTTAAAACGTGAAAATCAAATTAAGTATTTAATTAAAGCAAAAAAAGTTAGAACACTAATAAATCAAGCAATTGACAAAGTGTTTGAAACAGTTGATGTCTTATTATTACCTCCAGCAAGATCAGTTGCTCCTTTGATTGATAAAGCTGAAGAAGTAGACGAAAACTCATCTCAAAATGAGTTTTTAGATGATATTTTAATTCTTTCCAATTTTTCAGGAACACCATCAATTACGATTCCATTTTTTGAAATTGAAAAGATGCCAGTTGGAATTAATATCACTACCAAAGCAAAATCTGATCTTTTAACTTTACAAGCAGCAAAATTATTAGAAAACATCATCGGTATTAAAAACCAAATAGTAGAGGATTAA
- a CDS encoding Asp-tRNA(Asn)/Glu-tRNA(Gln) amidotransferase subunit GatC: MKSLIDKNYLKSLAKDLMIEANDQELDYVLSIENAISQKLEKVISIDTENVKPTFYPLKDIGSFLREDDNPQVIDQKYLLENAPTKDQDYITVVKVVN, translated from the coding sequence ATGAAAAGCCTAATTGATAAAAATTATTTAAAATCTCTAGCAAAAGATCTGATGATAGAAGCAAATGATCAAGAATTAGATTATGTGCTTTCTATTGAAAACGCTATTTCACAAAAGCTTGAAAAAGTTATTAGTATTGATACTGAAAATGTAAAACCAACTTTTTATCCTTTAAAAGATATTGGTAGTTTTTTGCGCGAAGATGACAACCCACAAGTTATTGATCAAAAATATCTTTTAGAAAATGCACCAACTAAAGATCAAGACTACATAACAGTGGTAAAGGTGGTAAATTAG
- the ligA gene encoding NAD-dependent DNA ligase LigA, giving the protein MNKQQALLEINQLKEQLNKWSYQYYVLDNPTVDDAEYDQLLVKLISLERKYPELITLDSPSQRVGGTVIDAFKKVQHQSAMLSLNNVFSFKEFLDFNQQIAKVTNTIENSYFAELKIDGLSISLVYENGVLTTAATRGDGIIGEDVTVNVKTIKSIPLTINKKSRVEIRGEIYLSKSEFEKINHERILNQEQLFSNPRNAAAGTLRQLDSAIVAKRKLDAFLYYYLADDSENLTQQQSIAKLKELGFKTNPECMLCSNLDQVKDYIDKYTKLKDQLDYQIDGIVFKLNDKQLQQQVGYTVKAPKWATAYKFPSEIKTTKLLDIFPTVGRTGKITYNAKLEPVKLMGTLVSAASLHNAEFIKSKDLRINGYVKVKKAGDIIPEVLQPIIDPDFVNLKKWKPDLYCPACFSLLEKNDNEVDQFCINLSCPRQAIRCLQHFVSRNATNIVGLGDQLIITLFENKILTNILDIYYLDQHKEQILNLEGFAQKKYDNLIKAIDQSKSTSFDKVLFGLGIRHIGQKNARILSKHFKSIDNLKNATFEQLISIDSIGPVMAQSIVDWFQIRENIKLIEELKLVGLNFSYLDSQISQGSTIANKTFVITGTLSQKRQYFEEIILDNLGKVTSSITSKTDYLLAGENAGSKLKKAQDLQIKIINEQEFYNLLK; this is encoded by the coding sequence ATGAACAAACAACAAGCGTTACTAGAAATTAATCAACTAAAAGAACAACTTAACAAGTGATCTTATCAATACTATGTTTTAGATAATCCAACAGTTGATGATGCTGAATATGATCAGCTTTTGGTTAAACTAATTAGTTTAGAAAGAAAATATCCCGAGTTAATTACTTTAGATTCTCCAAGTCAAAGAGTTGGTGGAACTGTGATTGATGCCTTTAAAAAAGTTCAACACCAATCAGCAATGTTAAGTTTAAATAACGTTTTTAGTTTTAAAGAATTTTTAGATTTTAATCAGCAAATAGCTAAAGTGACAAATACTATTGAAAATAGTTATTTTGCTGAATTAAAAATTGATGGTTTATCAATTTCTTTGGTTTATGAAAATGGAGTTTTAACAACTGCTGCTACTCGTGGTGATGGCATAATTGGTGAAGATGTGACTGTTAATGTTAAAACTATTAAATCAATTCCTTTAACAATCAATAAAAAATCTAGAGTTGAAATTAGAGGAGAAATTTATCTATCTAAATCAGAATTTGAAAAGATTAATCATGAACGAATTTTAAATCAAGAACAATTATTTTCTAATCCTAGAAATGCTGCAGCCGGAACTTTAAGACAGTTAGATTCAGCAATTGTTGCTAAAAGAAAACTTGATGCATTCTTATATTATTATCTAGCTGATGATTCAGAAAATCTTACTCAACAACAATCAATTGCTAAACTAAAAGAATTAGGTTTTAAAACAAATCCTGAATGCATGTTATGTTCTAATTTAGATCAAGTTAAAGATTATATTGATAAATACACAAAATTAAAAGATCAGTTAGATTATCAAATTGATGGAATTGTTTTTAAGCTTAATGATAAACAACTTCAACAACAAGTAGGTTATACTGTTAAAGCTCCAAAATGAGCAACAGCTTACAAGTTTCCTTCAGAAATTAAAACTACTAAGTTATTAGATATTTTTCCAACTGTTGGAAGAACTGGAAAAATTACTTATAATGCTAAACTAGAACCTGTGAAATTAATGGGAACTTTAGTAAGTGCTGCTAGTTTACATAATGCTGAATTTATTAAATCTAAGGATTTAAGAATTAATGGTTATGTCAAAGTTAAAAAAGCTGGTGATATTATTCCTGAAGTTTTACAACCAATAATTGATCCTGATTTTGTTAACTTAAAAAAATGAAAACCTGATCTTTATTGTCCTGCTTGTTTTAGCTTGTTAGAAAAAAATGACAATGAAGTAGATCAGTTTTGTATTAACCTTTCTTGTCCTAGACAAGCTATTAGGTGCTTGCAACACTTTGTTAGCCGAAATGCTACTAATATTGTGGGACTTGGCGATCAGCTAATCATCACTTTATTTGAAAATAAAATTTTAACTAATATTTTAGATATTTATTATTTAGATCAACATAAAGAACAAATTTTAAACCTAGAAGGTTTTGCTCAGAAAAAGTATGACAACTTAATTAAAGCAATTGATCAGTCAAAATCAACTAGCTTTGATAAAGTTTTGTTTGGTCTAGGTATTAGACACATTGGTCAAAAAAACGCTAGAATCTTATCTAAACATTTTAAAAGTATTGATAATTTAAAAAACGCTACTTTTGAACAATTAATTAGTATTGATTCAATAGGTCCAGTAATGGCACAATCTATTGTAGATTGATTTCAGATTCGAGAAAATATAAAATTAATAGAAGAATTAAAACTAGTTGGACTTAACTTTTCATACTTAGATTCTCAAATTTCACAAGGATCTACAATAGCTAATAAAACATTTGTAATCACAGGAACTCTATCACAAAAAAGACAATACTTTGAAGAAATTATCTTAGATAACTTAGGAAAAGTGACATCTTCAATTACATCAAAAACCGATTATTTACTAGCTGGTGAAAATGCTGGATCTAAACTAAAAAAAGCTCAAGACCTACAAATCAAAATAATCAATGAACAAGAGTTTTATAATCTACTAAAATAA
- a CDS encoding pseudouridine synthase, giving the protein MTKFKINKNDHHQSIFKFLKKSFSNTPISVIYKWLRKGDVKINSKRIKNHNYLLKENDIVEVYDSNKPVLRDNFNYLKDVKLEICYEDQNLVIVNKPANLEMHSTYNPCLDDMVKSYLVDKKEYHPKKENSFVISHIHRLDKLTSGLVIYAKNKTSMDILTNAIKNKDQIEKYYYALVSDAWTLDAKLSLTGWIRYDSTIQKAIFSNRELPSYKNCKTEFNLIKNNLILVKLITGRKHQIRASLSYLKNPILNDFRYGGKKINDQKIIYLSASKLVFDNLEKPLDYLNKKTVELIPQWAK; this is encoded by the coding sequence ATGACAAAGTTTAAGATTAATAAAAATGATCATCATCAATCAATATTTAAATTCTTAAAAAAATCTTTTTCAAATACTCCAATTTCAGTGATTTATAAATGATTAAGAAAAGGTGATGTCAAAATTAATTCTAAAAGAATTAAAAATCACAATTACCTTTTAAAAGAAAACGATATTGTTGAAGTTTACGATTCAAATAAACCAGTTTTAAGAGATAATTTCAACTATTTAAAAGATGTTAAACTTGAGATATGTTATGAAGATCAAAACTTAGTCATTGTTAATAAACCTGCGAATTTAGAAATGCATTCAACTTATAATCCTTGTTTAGATGATATGGTGAAATCTTATTTAGTTGATAAAAAAGAATATCATCCTAAAAAAGAAAATTCTTTTGTGATTTCTCATATTCATCGCTTAGATAAACTAACTTCAGGACTTGTGATTTATGCTAAAAATAAAACAAGTATGGACATTTTAACTAATGCTATAAAAAATAAAGATCAAATTGAAAAATATTATTATGCTTTAGTTTCTGATGCTTGAACTTTAGATGCAAAACTTAGTTTAACAGGCTGGATTAGATATGACTCTACAATCCAAAAAGCAATTTTTTCAAATCGAGAATTGCCTAGTTATAAGAATTGTAAAACAGAGTTTAATCTAATTAAAAACAATTTAATTTTAGTAAAATTAATAACAGGACGTAAGCATCAAATCAGAGCGAGCTTGAGTTATTTGAAAAATCCAATTTTAAATGATTTTAGATATGGTGGTAAAAAAATTAATGATCAAAAGATTATTTATTTATCAGCAAGTAAACTAGTTTTTGATAATCTAGAAAAACCTTTAGATTATTTAAACAAAAAAACAGTTGAACTAATACCACAATGAGCTAAATAA
- a CDS encoding CPBP family intramembrane glutamic endopeptidase produces the protein MQNKTDRFQLKPTKVDEKYQFNFHTFNPKVEGVLVLFSLVVLPLISIIFLNIFKKSLNLDSDKMGLIINILTLIFSTIGGIIFWRLRPTNFVSSGAIILFLFPLILFISSIAGIVFITVVPGLLDKTTSKPIGWGAIILTLFQILGEVLLMIFAFKKITDLKAKMIATLKEDKLRVLLVVSIFTLLMFLIASVLYGIIAAKLGLGESQNQQALVEPLKDPKTRIAYIFVLIVLTIIIGPLLEELIARQAIFTTVSSRWLSIITSALFFGIMHIGSGDIANIGSYVIGGLILAVVFDITRGNITYSWLVHTLYNTIILIIVLASKDAFK, from the coding sequence ATGCAAAATAAAACAGATAGATTTCAATTAAAACCAACCAAAGTTGATGAGAAATATCAATTTAATTTCCATACGTTCAATCCTAAAGTTGAGGGAGTTTTAGTTTTATTTTCACTAGTGGTATTGCCACTAATTTCGATTATATTTTTAAATATTTTCAAAAAAAGTCTTAATTTAGATTCGGACAAAATGGGTTTAATCATCAATATATTGACACTAATTTTTTCAACTATTGGGGGAATTATTTTTTGAAGATTAAGACCAACTAATTTTGTGAGTTCGGGAGCAATCATTCTATTTCTTTTTCCACTAATACTATTTATCAGTAGTATTGCTGGAATAGTCTTTATAACAGTTGTTCCTGGATTACTTGATAAAACTACATCTAAACCAATTGGTTGAGGAGCAATTATTCTAACATTATTTCAGATTCTTGGTGAAGTTTTATTAATGATCTTTGCTTTTAAAAAAATAACTGATTTGAAAGCAAAGATGATTGCAACTTTAAAAGAAGATAAATTACGTGTACTATTAGTAGTTAGCATTTTTACTTTGTTAATGTTTTTAATAGCATCAGTTTTATATGGAATTATTGCAGCCAAACTAGGTTTGGGTGAATCGCAAAACCAACAAGCGTTGGTTGAACCTTTAAAAGATCCAAAAACTAGAATAGCTTATATTTTTGTTTTAATTGTACTAACTATAATTATTGGTCCTTTACTTGAAGAACTTATCGCAAGACAAGCAATTTTTACAACAGTTTCATCAAGATGATTATCAATTATTACTTCAGCATTATTTTTTGGAATCATGCATATTGGATCAGGAGATATTGCCAATATTGGATCATATGTTATTGGTGGATTAATTCTAGCTGTAGTGTTTGATATAACTAGGGGAAATATCACTTATTCTTGATTAGTTCACACTTTGTATAACACAATTATTCTAATAATTGTGTTAGCTTCAAAAGACGCTTTTAAATAA
- a CDS encoding HPr family phosphocarrier protein, whose translation MATFTAVITDKVGLHARPASVIAKEASKFSSEITIIAGEKKGNLKSIMNVMAMAIKTGTEVTIQADGSDADNAIEAIKKAMVESGLIER comes from the coding sequence ATGGCAACATTCACAGCCGTTATTACAGATAAAGTTGGTTTACACGCAAGACCAGCTTCTGTAATAGCAAAAGAAGCGTCAAAATTCAGTTCAGAAATTACAATTATTGCTGGTGAGAAAAAAGGGAATTTAAAATCAATTATGAACGTAATGGCAATGGCTATTAAAACAGGAACAGAAGTAACTATCCAAGCTGATGGTTCTGATGCTGATAATGCTATTGAGGCTATTAAAAAAGCTATGGTTGAATCTGGTTTAATTGAAAGGTAA
- a CDS encoding ATP-dependent helicase, translated as MSINKILDSLNPQQLVAVVTTDKPVRIIAAAGSGKTRVITAKVAYLIENLKIKPSRILAVTFTNKAAKEMKSRVLEIVGDDSKSVFISTFHSWCCRVLRSDGSKIGLEKNFSIIDSDDQKTIIKRCVRESNIILTEEQKRIFDKQILYKIKQWKENLYSSDEALKDALNTIERYYAVIYKLYDQKLKESNSLDFDDLQIYVYKLFDTNPEVLVKWKQAYDYVMVDEFQDTNEIQFALIKFLTKDTNHLTVVGDPDQTIYSWRGAKVDIILNFSKVYPNAVSIFLNQNYRSTQQIVNISNGLINKNKNREQKVVFTNNNSGKKAIVKECDSRQDEARYVASQIKQLVKQGYQYKDFFILHRINAWSQEFEKELFNQKIPFQLIGGIKFRERKVIKDAMAFLKMISIKDSIASERVLGLIPKIGSVTIKKITDLSEQEKLTIFDLLVSDDKTLIYSITKQLDDLSEVLKTAHQMFLNNDSVENILRYLLVNTGYEEKLKITKDDENLANINAFYDQLKNFDNDFNSQYYLEENKLIAFLQEESLTGDADEQTYSDKVLLLTVHAAKGLENKVVFIVGVNQGIFPSKSSVNIQAEIEEERRTFYVALTRAKEQLYLSYIKGEYSYIMKSELLPSKFIFDLDKTDYQFESKFINSLDYQQPRQISKKISPTINPQQFVDFQPGDMINHILFGNGMVLKATGLHLEIAFENKNHGIMMIRADNPALSKRDN; from the coding sequence ATGAGCATTAACAAAATTTTAGATTCATTAAATCCCCAGCAACTAGTAGCGGTAGTAACTACTGACAAACCAGTTAGAATTATTGCTGCTGCAGGTAGTGGTAAAACCAGAGTCATTACTGCTAAAGTGGCTTATCTAATTGAAAATCTAAAAATCAAACCTTCTAGGATTTTAGCAGTTACTTTTACAAATAAAGCTGCCAAAGAAATGAAATCTAGGGTTTTAGAAATTGTTGGTGATGATTCAAAATCGGTGTTTATTTCAACTTTTCACTCATGATGTTGTCGAGTTTTAAGAAGTGATGGATCAAAAATTGGTTTAGAAAAAAACTTTTCTATTATTGATTCAGATGATCAAAAAACAATTATTAAAAGATGTGTTAGAGAATCAAATATTATTTTAACTGAAGAGCAAAAAAGAATTTTTGATAAACAAATTCTTTACAAAATTAAACAATGAAAAGAAAATTTGTATTCTTCAGATGAAGCACTAAAAGATGCTTTAAATACCATTGAAAGATACTATGCTGTGATCTATAAACTATATGATCAAAAATTAAAAGAGTCAAACTCATTAGATTTTGATGATTTACAAATTTATGTTTATAAGTTATTTGATACAAATCCTGAAGTGTTAGTTAAATGAAAACAAGCTTATGATTATGTAATGGTTGATGAATTTCAAGATACTAATGAGATTCAGTTTGCTTTAATCAAGTTTTTAACTAAAGATACTAATCATCTAACTGTAGTTGGAGACCCTGATCAAACTATTTATTCTTGGCGTGGTGCTAAAGTTGATATTATTCTTAATTTTTCGAAAGTTTATCCAAATGCTGTTAGTATCTTTTTAAATCAAAATTATCGTTCTACTCAACAAATAGTTAACATTTCAAACGGTTTAATTAACAAAAATAAAAATCGTGAACAAAAAGTAGTTTTTACTAACAATAATAGTGGTAAAAAAGCAATTGTAAAAGAATGTGATTCTCGACAAGATGAAGCTAGATATGTTGCTAGTCAAATTAAACAACTAGTCAAACAAGGCTATCAATATAAAGATTTTTTTATTCTACACCGAATTAATGCTTGATCTCAGGAATTTGAAAAAGAGTTATTTAATCAAAAAATTCCTTTTCAATTAATTGGTGGAATTAAGTTTAGAGAACGAAAAGTAATTAAAGATGCAATGGCTTTTTTAAAAATGATTTCTATAAAAGATAGCATTGCAAGTGAAAGAGTTTTAGGCTTAATTCCTAAGATTGGATCAGTCACTATTAAAAAGATTACTGATTTATCTGAACAAGAAAAACTTACTATTTTTGATTTACTAGTTAGTGATGATAAAACTTTGATTTATTCAATTACCAAACAATTAGATGATTTATCTGAAGTTTTAAAAACCGCACATCAAATGTTTTTAAACAACGATTCAGTTGAAAATATTTTAAGATATTTATTAGTAAATACAGGTTATGAAGAAAAGTTAAAAATCACAAAAGATGATGAAAATTTAGCAAACATTAATGCTTTTTATGATCAATTAAAAAACTTTGATAATGATTTTAATAGTCAATATTATTTAGAAGAAAATAAATTAATTGCATTTTTACAAGAAGAATCACTTACAGGTGATGCTGATGAACAAACTTATTCTGATAAAGTCTTATTACTAACTGTTCATGCAGCTAAGGGATTAGAAAATAAAGTTGTTTTTATTGTTGGAGTTAATCAAGGAATTTTTCCTTCCAAATCATCTGTTAATATTCAAGCAGAAATTGAAGAAGAAAGACGAACTTTTTATGTGGCTTTAACCAGAGCTAAAGAACAGTTGTACCTTAGTTATATCAAAGGTGAATATTCTTATATTATGAAATCTGAACTACTACCAAGTAAGTTTATTTTTGATCTAGATAAAACAGATTATCAGTTTGAATCTAAATTTATCAATTCTTTAGATTATCAGCAACCTAGACAAATATCTAAAAAAATTTCACCAACAATCAATCCTCAGCAATTTGTTGATTTTCAACCCGGAGATATGATTAACCATATTTTGTTTGGAAATGGTATGGTTTTAAAAGCAACAGGTCTACATTTAGAGATCGCTTTTGAGAATAAAAATCACGGAATCATGATGATTAGAGCAGATAATCCGGCTCTAAGTAAAAGAGATAATTAA